In Camelus dromedarius isolate mCamDro1 chromosome 3, mCamDro1.pat, whole genome shotgun sequence, one DNA window encodes the following:
- the POU5F2 gene encoding POU domain, class 5, transcription factor 2 yields the protein MPGLPSGRGWRQGLGDPRQLEGTKPRRETYTLEGVESKVQGRRPPPLTLGTQGVTSRVLPDFPTTAPLARFSRLHRHLRPLGGGRGSRARLVAVLMPREQSVPTRLPARERSYRMDGHKPANFPLPGSGGGGPRGPVPVRVDTQIWLRAQEAPGRLMVLPRVGPRIYPGPEVWGLPPVPPAYEFQGGMVRAHPVPCGPRVGAGEAGTWFPDPSEGTFPRPCIVMRCIPRLALPEDVSAVKKEVEQLAKDLRQKRMTLGYSQADVGFALGALFGKVLSQTTICRFEAQQLSLANMWKLRPLLKMWLEQVDAENLLGLCKMKMILQQARKQRQASRERRIGNNLEKLFLQCPKPTPQQICHIAEQLRLQKDLVRVWFYNRSKMGGWPSNDFSPLEEVEAAGPPFPGGPVCFPLTSGLHFGSPHYARPYFTPLYSPAPFTAGGALLSERPRPPP from the coding sequence ATGCCTGGGTTGCCTTCAGGGAGAGGATGGAGGCAGGGGCTAGGGGATCCCAGACAGCTTGAAGGTACAAAGCCCAGAAGGGAGACTTACACCTTGGAGGGAGTTGAAAGCAAGGTTCAGGGTAGGAGACCTCCTCCCTTAACCCTGGGGACCCAAGGAGTTACCAGTAGGGTCCTACCAGATTTCCCCACCACCGCACCTTTGGCGCGTTTCTCCCGCCTGCACCGCCATCTCCGCCCTCTGGGGGGCGGGCGGGGCTCGAGGGCGAGGCTGGTGGCTGTTCTGATGCCTCGAGAACAATCAGTTCCTACCAGACTCCCTGCCAGGGAGCGGTCTTACCGCATGGACGGACACAAGCCCGcaaacttccccctgccaggcaGTGGTGGGGGCGGGCCCAGAGGGCCGGTGCCAGTGCGGGTTGACACTCAGATCTGGCTGAGAGCCCAGGAGGCCCCCGGCAGGCTGATGGTCCTACCCAGGGTCGGGCCCAGAATCTATCCAGGccctgaggtgtgggggttgcCCCCAGTTCCCCCGGCGTACGAATTCCAGGGCGGGATGGTACGAGCCCATCCCGTACCTTGCGGGCCCCGGGTCGGAGCTGGCGAGGCGGGGACCTGGTTCCCAGACCCCTCCGAGGGCACCTTCCCCAGGCCCTGCATCGTCATGCGGTGCATCCCGAGGCTGGCGCTGCCAGAGGATGTCTCAGCCGTGAAGAAAGAGGTGGAGCAGCTGGCCAAGGATTTGAGGCAGAAGAGGATGACCCTAGGGTACTCGCAGGCCGACGTGGGGTTCGCCTTGGGGGCTCTCTTTGGAAAGGTGCTTAGCCAGACGACCATCTGCCGCTTCGAAGCCCAGCAGCTGAGCCTTGCCAACATGTGGAAGCTGCGACCGCTCCTGAAAATGTGGCTGGAACAAGTGGACGCCGAGAACCTTCTGGGCTTATGCAAAATGAAGATGATCCTGCAGCAGGCTCGGAAGCAGAGACAAGCAAGCAGGGAGAGGCGCATCGGAAACAACCTGGAGAAACTCTTCCTGCAGTGCCCGAAGCCCACACCCCAGCAGATCTGCCACATCGCTGAGCAGCTCCGGCTGCAGAAGGACCTGGTCCGAGTTTGGTTCTATAACCGGAGCAAGATGGGTGGTTGGCCAAGCAATGATTTCTCCCCactggaggaggtggaggcagcCGGGCCTCCTTTCCCAGGGGGACCGGTGTGCTTTCCCCTGACATCGGGACTCCATTTTGGTTCCCCCCACTATGCGAGACCCTACTTTACACCTTTGTACTCCCCTGCCCCTTTCACTGCAGGAGGAGCCCTCCTCTCTGAGAGACCCCGGCCACCACCCTGA